A single genomic interval of Bradyrhizobium japonicum USDA 6 harbors:
- a CDS encoding L,D-transpeptidase family protein, with translation MISRSLARALLASVALLTASVLLTGCDTDQVSLATNAKANQPVPPKLLAAMVEKNMDLQSPILVRLFKQEAELEVWKQARNGQFALLKTYPICRWSGDLGPKVREGDRQAPEGFYSINPGQMNPQSAYYLSFNTGYPNAFDKALGRTGSQLMVHGDCSSRGCYAMTDEQIAEIYSLGRESFFGGQKAFQLQAYPFKMTPVNMAKHRNNPNMPFWKMIKEGYDHFEVTRQEPKVDFCEKKYVFDAAKTPDAKRDPVFDASAKCPAYVIPEEIASAVRDKDARDQAEYNKLVAKGTPMARMNTGIDGGMNKIFASKIPEGSTGLSENAEGSTLEMLAMAKAPGTIPGHVNPPKPNLDAVATAPANQEPVVAVSAPAATTRVAAAAPASEKSSGGFFSNLGRKMGLGTADTTATTPPPQATASVAPVAAPATPPTATSRLKAAVTRFVPGRDTTKDAPKPAVAAAKPAEPVKPDTRLAATRPALKPSVSDGASEATQIMGAAPVVSSNSFDSRFGAVK, from the coding sequence TTGATTTCTCGTTCGCTTGCTCGCGCGCTTTTGGCTTCGGTTGCGCTGCTGACGGCCAGTGTTCTGCTGACCGGCTGCGACACCGACCAGGTCTCGCTCGCGACCAACGCCAAGGCCAACCAGCCGGTGCCGCCAAAGCTTCTCGCCGCGATGGTCGAGAAGAACATGGATCTGCAATCGCCGATCCTGGTCCGGCTGTTCAAGCAGGAGGCCGAGCTCGAGGTCTGGAAGCAGGCCCGCAACGGCCAGTTCGCGCTGCTCAAGACCTATCCGATCTGCCGCTGGTCGGGCGATCTGGGTCCGAAGGTGCGCGAAGGCGACCGCCAGGCGCCGGAAGGATTCTACTCGATCAATCCGGGCCAGATGAATCCGCAGTCGGCCTATTACCTGTCGTTCAACACGGGCTATCCGAATGCGTTCGACAAGGCCTTGGGCCGCACCGGATCGCAGCTGATGGTCCACGGCGATTGTTCGTCGCGCGGCTGCTACGCGATGACGGACGAGCAGATCGCGGAGATCTATTCGCTTGGCCGCGAGTCGTTCTTCGGCGGCCAGAAGGCGTTCCAGCTCCAGGCCTATCCGTTCAAGATGACGCCGGTGAACATGGCCAAGCACCGGAACAACCCGAACATGCCGTTCTGGAAGATGATCAAGGAAGGCTATGACCATTTCGAGGTGACGCGGCAGGAGCCGAAGGTCGATTTCTGCGAGAAGAAGTACGTCTTCGACGCAGCCAAGACGCCCGACGCCAAGCGCGATCCGGTGTTCGACGCCTCGGCAAAGTGCCCGGCCTATGTGATCCCCGAGGAGATCGCCAGCGCCGTGCGCGACAAGGATGCGCGCGACCAGGCCGAATACAACAAGCTCGTCGCCAAGGGCACGCCGATGGCGCGCATGAACACCGGCATCGACGGCGGCATGAACAAGATCTTTGCCTCAAAGATTCCGGAGGGATCGACCGGACTCTCGGAGAACGCCGAAGGCTCGACCCTGGAGATGCTGGCGATGGCGAAGGCGCCGGGCACGATCCCCGGACACGTCAATCCGCCCAAGCCCAATCTCGATGCGGTCGCCACCGCTCCCGCGAACCAGGAGCCGGTCGTCGCCGTCAGCGCGCCCGCTGCCACCACCCGCGTCGCCGCGGCCGCGCCGGCTAGCGAGAAATCGTCAGGCGGCTTCTTCTCCAACCTCGGCCGCAAGATGGGCCTCGGCACCGCCGACACCACGGCGACCACGCCTCCCCCTCAGGCGACCGCCTCCGTGGCTCCGGTCGCCGCGCCCGCGACGCCGCCCACCGCGACGTCGAGGCTGAAGGCCGCGGTGACGAGGTTCGTGCCCGGCCGCGACACGACCAAGGACGCGCCCAAGCCAGCCGTCGCCGCCGCCAAGCCCGCCGAACCGGTGAAGCCGGACACGCGCCTCGCCGCGACGCGTCCGGCGCTGAAGCCGTCGGTGAGCGATGGCGCGAGTGAAGCGACGCAGATCATGGGCGCTGCCCCGGTGGTGTCGTCGAACTCGTTCGACAGCCGCTTTGGGGCGGTGAAGTAA
- the xerD gene encoding site-specific tyrosine recombinase XerD yields MRVQPSDSKLTGLFLDMLAAEQGAGPNTLDAYRRDLTDFSEFLGRVGHSFADAETQILRDYLADLDSRGFKSTSVARRLSAMRHLYRFLLNERIRTEDPAAILSGPKRGRGLPKVLSIADVDRMLRRAKELSEAEDASPSKRLRALRLYCLLEVLYATGLRVSELVALPRSAAKRDARMIVVRGKGNKERLVPLNEASRQAMADYLAATEAAKADKKNSVAASKWLFPSFGESGHLTRQHFARDLKELAVASGLQARLVSPHVLRHAFASHLLHNGADLRIVQTLLGHTDISTTQIYTHVVEERLKSLVRDLHPLAEK; encoded by the coding sequence ATGCGCGTACAGCCCTCAGACAGCAAGCTCACCGGCCTGTTCCTCGACATGCTCGCGGCGGAACAGGGCGCCGGCCCCAATACGCTCGACGCCTACCGCCGCGACCTCACCGATTTCTCGGAATTTCTGGGCCGCGTCGGGCACAGCTTTGCCGACGCCGAGACGCAAATCCTGCGCGATTACCTCGCCGATCTCGACAGCCGCGGCTTCAAGTCCACCAGCGTCGCGCGGCGGCTGTCGGCGATGCGGCATCTCTACCGCTTTCTCCTGAACGAGCGCATCCGCACCGAAGATCCCGCGGCGATCCTGTCCGGCCCCAAGCGCGGCCGCGGCCTGCCGAAGGTGCTGTCGATCGCGGATGTCGACCGCATGCTCCGCCGCGCCAAGGAATTGAGCGAGGCGGAGGACGCTTCGCCCTCGAAACGGCTGCGCGCGTTGCGGCTCTATTGCCTGCTCGAGGTGCTCTACGCCACCGGCCTGCGCGTCTCCGAGCTGGTGGCGCTGCCGCGCTCCGCGGCCAAACGCGACGCCCGCATGATCGTGGTGCGCGGCAAGGGCAACAAGGAACGCCTGGTGCCGCTCAACGAGGCCTCACGGCAGGCGATGGCCGATTATCTCGCGGCGACGGAAGCAGCAAAGGCCGACAAGAAGAACAGCGTGGCCGCCTCGAAATGGCTATTCCCATCGTTCGGCGAGAGCGGGCATCTGACGCGGCAGCATTTCGCCCGCGACCTGAAGGAGCTTGCTGTCGCCTCGGGGCTGCAGGCCCGGCTGGTCTCCCCGCACGTGCTGCGCCATGCCTTTGCCAGCCACCTCCTGCACAACGGCGCGGATCTGCGCATCGTGCAGACCCTGCTCGGCCACACCGACATCTCCACGACCCAGATCTACACCCATGTGGTCGAGGAACGCCTGAAGAGCCTGGTGCGCGACCTGCACCCGCTGGCGGAGAAATAG
- a CDS encoding acetyl-CoA carboxylase carboxyltransferase subunit alpha, with the protein MRSYLDFEKPVAELDSKVDELRTLAASGTDISEEIGKIEDKAAQALADLYLNLTPWQKTLVARHPQRPHFNDFIKGLITEFTPLAGDRKFGEDEALVAGFGRFRGEAICVMGQEKGDSTESRIRHNFGMARPEGYRKCVRLMEMAERFGLPVLSLADSAGAYPGIGAEERGQAEAIARSTDACMALTVPNVAIITGEGMSGGAIAITTANKVLMLEHAIYSVISPEAASSILWRDGSKAQEAANNMKITAQDMLRFGVIDSILKEPVGGAHRDPAAMIATTGDAIAKAFDELRGLDGDAIRRQRRQKFLDIGRKLG; encoded by the coding sequence ATGCGCAGCTATCTCGACTTCGAAAAGCCGGTCGCCGAGCTCGACTCCAAGGTCGACGAGCTGCGGACGCTTGCGGCCTCGGGCACCGATATCTCCGAGGAAATCGGGAAGATCGAGGACAAGGCGGCGCAGGCGCTGGCCGACCTCTATCTGAACCTGACGCCGTGGCAGAAGACGCTGGTCGCGCGGCATCCGCAGCGGCCGCATTTCAACGACTTCATCAAGGGCCTGATCACCGAATTCACCCCGCTCGCCGGCGACCGCAAATTCGGTGAGGACGAGGCGCTGGTTGCCGGCTTCGGCCGCTTCCGCGGTGAAGCCATCTGCGTGATGGGCCAGGAAAAGGGCGATTCCACCGAGAGTCGCATCCGGCACAATTTCGGCATGGCGCGGCCCGAGGGCTATCGCAAATGCGTGCGGCTGATGGAAATGGCCGAGCGGTTCGGCCTGCCCGTGCTGTCGCTCGCCGATTCCGCTGGCGCCTATCCCGGCATCGGCGCCGAGGAGCGCGGCCAGGCTGAGGCGATCGCGCGCTCGACCGATGCCTGCATGGCGCTGACCGTGCCCAACGTCGCCATCATTACCGGTGAAGGCATGTCGGGCGGCGCCATCGCCATCACCACCGCCAACAAGGTCTTGATGCTGGAGCACGCGATCTACAGCGTGATCTCGCCTGAGGCCGCCTCCTCGATCCTGTGGCGCGACGGCTCCAAGGCGCAGGAAGCCGCCAACAACATGAAGATCACCGCGCAGGACATGCTGCGCTTCGGGGTGATCGACAGCATTCTGAAGGAGCCGGTCGGCGGCGCCCACCGCGACCCCGCCGCCATGATCGCCACCACGGGCGATGCCATCGCCAAGGCCTTTGACGAGCTCCGCGGCCTGGATGGTGACGCCATCCGCAGGCAGCGGCGCCAGAAATTCCTCGATATCGGCCGGAAACTGGGCTGA
- a CDS encoding branched-chain amino acid ABC transporter ATP-binding protein has translation MPEFLDIKHLDAGYGRSQVLFDVTLGIPWRGGVAVLGRNGAGKTTLMKTIVGELPAWKGEVAFDGRDISRRATQERVRAGIGYVPQEHSVFARLSVRDNLAVGSLASKKADAVDHVLTIFPKLGQRLDQPAGTLSGGERKMLAIGRAMLGDPKLLLLDEPTEGVWIGVIEEITERLIELAKSIAVIIVEQHLDLALRVADYAYVLDRGRVALQGQANDVRGNPELMRYLAP, from the coding sequence GTGCCTGAATTTTTGGACATCAAGCATCTCGACGCGGGCTATGGCCGCAGCCAGGTCCTGTTCGACGTCACCCTCGGCATTCCCTGGCGCGGCGGCGTCGCCGTGCTCGGCCGCAACGGCGCCGGCAAGACCACGCTGATGAAGACCATCGTCGGCGAGCTGCCGGCATGGAAGGGCGAGGTCGCGTTCGACGGACGCGACATCAGCCGCCGCGCGACCCAGGAGCGCGTGCGCGCCGGCATCGGCTACGTGCCGCAGGAGCATTCGGTGTTCGCGCGCCTGTCGGTGCGCGACAATCTCGCGGTCGGCTCGCTCGCCAGCAAGAAGGCCGACGCGGTCGACCATGTGCTGACCATCTTCCCGAAACTCGGCCAGCGCCTCGACCAGCCCGCCGGCACCCTCTCCGGCGGCGAGCGCAAGATGCTCGCCATCGGCCGCGCGATGCTGGGCGATCCGAAGCTGTTGTTGCTGGACGAGCCGACCGAAGGCGTCTGGATCGGCGTGATCGAGGAGATCACCGAGCGCCTGATCGAGCTCGCGAAGAGCATCGCCGTCATCATCGTCGAGCAGCACCTCGACCTCGCGCTGCGCGTCGCCGATTACGCCTATGTGCTGGACCGCGGCAGGGTCGCGTTGCAGGGGCAGGCGAATGACGTGCGCGGCAATCCGGAACTGATGCGGTACCTGGCGCCGTAG
- a CDS encoding ABC transporter ATP-binding protein has translation MPLLEAAGIRKIFGKLTALDGAALTVGENEFHGLIGPNGSGKSTLMKCIAGAEVPTQGKVSFINTDITAFTPTERARAGMSLKFQITSVLPTLTLYDNILLALQAQSSLFDLVFSRTRGALHDQVMTMLTQFRLADRAFDAAAALSHGQQQWLEIAMALAGKPKLLLLDEPTGGMSLEERRVTGELLQPIKQHCSLVIVEHDLDFIRDICDRLTVLDQGKVLASGTVSEIQANKSVQEIYLRRA, from the coding sequence ATGCCGCTCCTTGAAGCCGCCGGCATCAGGAAGATCTTTGGCAAGCTCACCGCGCTCGACGGCGCCGCGCTCACCGTCGGCGAGAACGAGTTTCACGGCCTGATCGGACCGAACGGGTCCGGCAAGAGCACGCTGATGAAGTGCATTGCGGGGGCCGAGGTGCCGACCCAAGGCAAAGTGAGCTTCATCAACACCGACATCACCGCGTTCACGCCGACCGAACGGGCCCGGGCCGGCATGAGCCTGAAATTCCAGATCACCAGCGTGCTTCCGACGCTGACGCTCTACGACAACATCCTGCTCGCGCTGCAGGCGCAATCCTCGCTGTTCGATCTCGTATTCTCGCGCACGCGGGGCGCGCTGCACGACCAGGTCATGACCATGCTGACGCAGTTCCGCCTCGCCGATCGTGCCTTCGACGCGGCGGCCGCACTGTCGCACGGCCAGCAGCAATGGCTGGAGATCGCGATGGCGCTCGCGGGCAAGCCGAAGCTGCTGCTGCTGGACGAGCCGACCGGCGGCATGAGCCTGGAGGAGCGCCGCGTCACCGGTGAACTGCTTCAGCCGATCAAGCAGCATTGCTCGCTCGTCATCGTCGAGCACGACCTCGATTTCATCCGCGACATCTGTGACCGTCTCACCGTGCTCGACCAGGGCAAGGTGCTGGCATCGGGCACCGTGTCCGAGATCCAGGCCAACAAATCCGTTCAGGAGATCTATCTGCGCCGTGCCTGA